CAAGAAGGGTTCTATCACATCAGTCCAAGCTATTTACGTGCCAGCTGATGACTTGACAGATCCTGCTCCTGCAACCACCTTTGCTCACTTGGATGCCACCACTGTGTTATCCCGATCGGTATGTTGTTTTTTTCAAGTTTCTTCAAGAAGTTTTTATATCTTGTTTCTTATCGATATTTCTGTCTGTATTTTGTAGATTTCTGAGCTTGGTATTTATCCTGCTGTCGACCCTCTGGATTCTACATCCCGTATGCTTTCCCCTCACATCTTGGGAGAGGGCCACTACAACACAGCTCGCGGTGTCCAGAAAGTTTTGCAGAACTACAAGAATCTTCAAGATATTATTGCCATTCTCGGAATGGATGAGCTCAGTGAAGATGACAAATTGACTGTTGCACGTGCTCGTAAAATCCAACGATTTTTGAGCCAGCCTTTCCATGTTGCAGAAGTTTTCACGGGTGCCCCAGGAAAGTATGTTGAGTTGAAGGAGAGTATCACCAGTTTCCAGGTACAAATTCTTATACTCTTTCGTTTTACAAGATTTGAAATATCTGCATACGTGTGAAATCTGTATTCTTACATTTGATACCCCACAGAAATAGATGGTTTTAGTTATATCTTATGTGAATATCGATTGTTGCCATACGTGATGTATATCTCTCGATTGTTCTGTTACAGGGAGTCTTGGATGGTAAGTACGATGACCTTTCCGAACAGTCATTTTACATGGTTGGAGGAATCGAGGAGGTGATTGCCAAGGCAGAGAAGATTGCCAAGGAATCTGCTGCTTAGATATAGGTCAAAAACTGTCCCTTTCGATGACTTCTTGTTCTTCTCTCTGCTGATAATTGCGAAAATAATTGAGCTCTAGTCACTGCCCACATGAAggatttttgtatttttgggGTTATTACATTTCTGTTTTAGTTCTTCTATATGTGCGGGAAAATGTTACAATGGCTGTTTGCCAAGCCCCCATTTTTATCGTGTGACATAATAAGGTGGGGGTGATTGATATCGGCGGACTTGTATATTTTTGCTTCAAGTTATTTTCTGAGAATTGGATTCACCCACTCACTCACTGCTATTGTTTGTTTCACTTGTGCTTCCATATATTTCCATTTCTGCTGCTGAAGAAATGATTCGGCCTTCATTTTTATCGAATCTCATGTTTTGTTAAATATTGTtgcaagaaatgaagaaactAAGAAAGCCAAGTAATCTTTATAGTTTCAGTTTGAGATTATTTCATTCATCGAATTATTCAACTTTATGCGCCTATATATAAAAGGTAGCATGCCTTTTTTAAGTAGGAAGTTCGCTCCGAAAGGTATTATCACCACATATCATCAACCACTTTtgaatagatttttttttttcacatgtCATCAAACACTTCAtgtctaaatttttttttctttcatcacTTTGGTCTGCCTATTTTTATGTCTGAATTAATACATGTTATATGTATATGCTGGTGCatttcactaatatttttttaattagtttttgtcTCTTTAATATGTATAcgtacataattaattttacattaagaCAAAATTCTCTTTAATACTGAAAGACTATGTTCAGTCCCAAATAGCTGCAAACAAAATTGAACTTAAAGGTTAATAAATGAACATAATCATTGAATTTAGTCGATTTGGTTTTTGGTTATACTATTtgatttagtttgattttgatttgtaaGACATTGACACAATTCGGTTTTTAATCACATTTGCTAAATTCCAATTTAAACATAATGATAACAACATAATATATTAGGACTTTTAAATCTTGACTGCAAATTACATtgccaataaataaataaatcaagtaaattattggaaaaattataaagtcatgccatattgattttttctgcaaattttaaattaagttgTCTACGTATAATATATTGTAAACATTTTTATGAATAGATAATACTGTTTAACTCGTCGACGGTTACAACTACGATGATTTCTCGATTTTAATAGCacataatttcacaaaaaaagtAGATTCTCATGAATGATAAATGAATAACAGTccaaaattcatcattttcGTCGGAATAATAGaacataaatccaaaattcattattttaacaataatatgaaaattaggcaaaaaaaataaaataaaaagactAAAAGTGAGGTCATATTGAAAAGTCAGGAATCAAACCGTTCAAAACACCGTATCTACGGTGAGCCTGTGCACACCAGAACCCCCCAACCCCACCGCCTGCGGCGGCGATTTCTGGTCTCTTCTTCCAAAAATTCCCACCCTCAGCTCCCATGATCCCTCCTCCACCTACCCATGACCGTCGCTAAATCCACCGCCCTTCGCCACCTCTCCCGCCTAATTCTCCACCGCGGCCTCGCTGtctccgccgccgccctcCGCCACGACACCACCGTCTGGACCCCAACACCGCTCGTCAAAGTCTCCCCCGCCGCCGAGTCGCTATTCCTCGTCACCGTCGACGTATCGAGATCCCCCGAGCTCGCCGCGTCCTACACCAGCCCCGGCCAGTACCTGCATCTCCGCCTCCGCGACCGCCGCACGGTCCTCGCCATCTCCTCGCCTCCTTCGATCGCCGCCTCCAGCGGCGTGTTCGAATTTCTGGTCAAGCCTATCGCCGGCTCCACTGCGGAGCTCCTCTGCGAGCTTCGGAGAGGCGATGTTGTCGAATTGAGTCAGGCGGTTGGTGGCGGCTTCGATGTGGATCGAATCTCGCCGCCGGAGAATTATCAGACGGTGCTCATGTTCGCCACAGGATCCGGAATTAGGTAAATAGATACATTTGTTTTAGCTGTACCAATTATTTGTTGTCAATTATCTCGCTGCAATTGTGGCTAATTATGAGCTGATGCTGCCTTCATTGATTCCTCTGCAATTCCATTGCTTGGTTGCCTGGTTTTGTTTCTGAATGATTTCAATGTTAAACTAGCACATCTATTGATTGAATCAAACATTCAAACTTTGTTTAGCTGGATTTGGCATAATTCATGAAGAATTATGTGAATAGAATTTCCATAACTAGAGAAGAAGCTGTTTAACATTGCCTGTATTTTCTTGTATGCTTCCATTCCTTATGTTGTGTGTTAACTCCACTCCATCTTGTTATACGCAGCCCAATTCGGTCTTTGATCGAGACAGGCTTTGGTGCTGATAAGAGAAATGATGTTAGACTCTATTACGGGGCCACAAACCTTAATAGAATGGCATATCGGGTACTCTTCTACTGCTTATTATTTCTGATTGGAGGGTTAAGAAATTGTAGTTGTCCTTGTTctagttttactttttttcatatcaTAGATCTGTTCTGTAACCTCTGTAGGAGAGGTTTCAAGAGTGGCAATCAACAGGAGTCAATATTGTGCAAGTGCTGTCGCATCCTGATGATACTTGGAGAGGGGAACGAGGTTTTGTGCAGGTTGTTAAAAACACTCGGCTTCCATGTCTTATGCATATGTCTCCCTCGTTTGTGTAATTCATGATATTGTCTGCAGGCTGCTTTTGCTCGAGCAAAAAGAATCTTGAGCCCGGAGTCTACTGGAGCAGTGCTCTGTGGCTACAGAAAGATGGCTGAGGTTTGTAGTAGTTCCTCTTCAACTTTTGACATGCAGGGTTAAATGATATAAGTATGGCTATAAACACTGATcgataataaattgaaattttgggacataccaaatttgaaaagatGGACTTTTTAGTTAAGGGGCGTAGAGGTTTAGGTGACTGACAATGACATGTAATGAGGTAACTCAATGTGATTCAAGCTGGTtattaactactccctccgtcccattaaatatgcaacatttgtttTTTGGCACAGGGTTTTaggtagtgttgttttgtgagttaatgaagagagagtaaagtaagagagaagaaaaagtagagatagtattgtttccatttttagaaacgtttcatttttaatgggacaaactaaaaaggaaaacgtttcatttctaattggacaaatggagtatttgtttcgttcttaataataattcaaattttgggaCATATCAAATTTGATGAGATGGGATTTCTAGTTAAGGTGATCTAGAGGAATAGGGTGACTGATAATTGACATGTAATGAGGTAACTCTACGGGGTTCAAGCTGGTTATTATAGGTAATATATTTCCTGATCTCTTGAAATATCACACCATTATACTATCTTTGGCCTCTCTAACCTGTAGGTTGGTTTTTCAAAGTATGAATGCATGTCTCTTTTGATTCAAACTGTCGATATTGATTCATAACCTTAATCTTGGCTGCTTGCAGGAGGTAACTTCTATTCTTGTATCCGATGGAGTAGCAAGTGAAAAGATTTTGAAGAATTTCTGACATTTACATGATTGGATAGTCAGCTTGTAACATTATACTACCAAGCCATTCATTTTTTGTGCTGAAAATCTGGCATGAGACAGAAACATATAGAATAAAACCAAGTTGTCAAACTTGAACATGTTCCTGCAATGGTGAAGTTGCATTTCCAAGTTGAGGCATGCAAGGAAGCATCTTAGATTAGCAAGATGCTCAAAATTTTGATGGTGTATTACATTTGTATTTTAGGCTATTGTTGTTTTCCAGCATCTGGGTAATCTTTATTtgtaaaccctaaaccctttGTAAATCCATGTATTAGGactaatatttatcaagacttGTCATGTACTATTAGAAGTAATATATGAAGACTTAGTTTTAGTATGTCAAGAATTGTCATGTATTATCatgacttttttttctatatggCTGAGCATTGCCAAGTTATTATACCATTTGTAAATCCATGTATTAGAAGTATGTATCAAGACTTGTTTTCTAACCCATGTATCACTATGGGTAATATATATCAAGACTTGTTTTCTATATGGCTGAGCATTGAGGTAGATAGGTACCATTTGACCactatgataaataaaaataagatagataatAGTAAACCAATAGAGGTTATCTTGAGACAAAAGAGGTACATAAGTATTTATAGTCTAGCTGCAGTTTCTTGCCagcaaatactccctccgtcccccattaggagtcatggtttgaccgggcacgagttttaagaaatgtaaagaaaagttggttgaaaacgttagtggaatgtggaacccacttttttatattggttttataataaaatgtgagtgaagtgagttagtggaatgtaggacctactactaattatggtaaaaatgaagtgtgactcttaattggggacggaccgaaatggaaaaaagtgactcctaatgggggaaggagggagtaacaGTTAGATTCAAGGGATGCCAAGGAATCTAATCTTGATAATTCAGTTAAGCATTTTCTGGGGCATTATATCTTCAATATACCCATCAGGAGAACTGCAAGGTTTCATCTTTGTTGGATGTCGTCGGCTCACGTGACTGTTGACGACCATTAGTGTGGTGATGGTGGTTGTGCCTATCCGAATCAGACGTGTCGTGGCTGTGTGACCGATGAACATGTCCATGGTGCTTGCGACGATGTTCCCTTCTGCCTGCATCATGCTCCTCACTCGAAGAATCAGGATCATGTGCTCGTTCATGATGATGGTGATGTTTATGATGCTTTCTATTGCCTTTTCTTCTAGCATAATGCTCATCCTCGTCACTTTCGGAGTCAGAACTTGAACTTGGGAGTGAATCATGCCTGCGTTTCCTATGGCCATGCCGCCTCCTTTTCTCGTCAAAGTCGCTGCCATATCCATCACTGCTGTCATCATCCAAATCAGAGGATCTTCTCTTTAGCTTCTTCCTAAGTTTCCTGTCCTTGCTCTTTTCATGGTCCAAATCGTATCCATCACTGCTTTCGTCATCAGAATCATACGACCGCCTCTTTGGCTTCCTCTTGGATTTCCTATCTTTCCTCTTCTCATGGTCTGAATCGGAGTGGCTCTGCTTTCTTCGCTTCTTGTGGGACCTTTTCGTCCTTCTTCTCCCTTCGCcactatcactatcactatcactatcaGACACCGAGACAGACCTCCTCTTGTGCTTGCCAGCTTTTTCCTTCCTCGCCTTGGCTTCAGCATCAGCTCTTGCCTTTGCAGCGGCTTCAAGCTTTTGCTCCCATTTCAGGGGCGCCTCCTTCTTCGCCAAAACTCTCCTTTTCTTCTCCTCAACGAGCTGCATAAATGTCTTGGCATCCATAAACACAAGTCTAGCTGCATTTGGTATGATGATGACCAGAAGGGCATCTCAAAGAGAGAAGGAAACAATGTTAGTTCCTCCAACACTAAAACCAGACTATCAGAATACAATACAAATAACAAATGCTATACGCAACTACCAGAAACTTATCATGCCAATGGCTATTCAAATTCTTGATCATAAAACAAGATTCAACCAATAAAATGAGTTTAAGATTCATCATATAACCAGAAACTTATCATGTCTATGGCTATCATCATAAGTGTCAAAATTCAACCAATCAAATTAGTCTAAGATTTACATATACAGCTACCAGAAACTTATCATGTATTGATCATAAGTGACAAAATTCAACCTATTAAACcagttttaaataatagtaaacaataatattctaaaattctTGAGACAGATAAAATGAGAACTCAAATAGGGATTTCTTACCTTTTCGACAAAAAGGGGAAATCACAGAAGCCAAGAACAAGGGCAAGCGCACCACCAAATCAACCACTGTTCAAACAAGAACAAGCttcaaattattactactaacCCAATaatttttgggggaaaattcCAATCAAAGCCCAAATTAAAGAGGACAATTTCATACAACATAAACCACAGAAACGGAAAACGCCCAAATAGAGTAATTGACAGCTCAAAGATTCCGATTTTTcacaaaaccctaaatttCATAGTCCGTTATAAGAAAAGTACAGATCCAAGgcagaagaagaaacataTAAACTCATGAAATTCTCAATTTCGAAAACCCTAATCAGAACCCGAAGAATCtaacaaaattgaattaaacaCAAGCAAACTAAAAATCTcgaataaaaaagaaacaagtCGAGAATCCACACCTGAAAATACAGATAAAGAAGAGttcggaggaggaggagccgCCGATGATCTTGACTAAGCTTGAGAGCTGACCGACCCTTTTTTCTCTAGAAAGAATTTGATCTAATGAACTTcgtttatatttatacaataaattagtactccgTACTACTAGTTAATCTGGTTaattaggagtaataaatttactTACCTAGGAGTAACtagttagtagtagtattattttttatttaattaactacaataattaaaataatactgtagtaattttttttgtctgtTTTCTAACCatggaaacttttttttaggaatatttaCTTTCTAACGTGATGAAATTCATTTTACatgacatatttttctttatgtcttttattttattaattttgtattaaaatttgttaccttttaaatatttttacttttacgGGAGGAAGAGAATAATAACATagattagttttataatagaatataagtaaaatgagttagtggaaagtgatgTGTAcctaccatttatagtaaaagcgAATCAAAACTCTTAATTGCGAAGAGAcaacacaataaaaataattttatattcaaaatcttTTATACATTTACATAACTAGTTAAATTAGTTTATGCAATATATTTAGATAGTTTAAGGTTTTATTGTGAGAATTATATAAGTATTCAAGGTAAgtaatcaaagaaaataattaaattaatattagtagaatagaaaaatcaaaaccccCAAATACGATAGGGACAAAAGTCGAATTTCCAATCC
The genomic region above belongs to Salvia hispanica cultivar TCC Black 2014 chromosome 3, UniMelb_Shisp_WGS_1.0, whole genome shotgun sequence and contains:
- the LOC125213597 gene encoding fruit protein pKIWI502-like; the encoded protein is MTVAKSTALRHLSRLILHRGLAVSAAALRHDTTVWTPTPLVKVSPAAESLFLVTVDVSRSPELAASYTSPGQYLHLRLRDRRTVLAISSPPSIAASSGVFEFLVKPIAGSTAELLCELRRGDVVELSQAVGGGFDVDRISPPENYQTVLMFATGSGISPIRSLIETGFGADKRNDVRLYYGATNLNRMAYRERFQEWQSTGVNIVQVLSHPDDTWRGERGFVQAAFARAKRILSPESTGAVLCGYRKMAEEVTSILVSDGVASEKILKNF
- the LOC125213596 gene encoding sarcoplasmic reticulum histidine-rich calcium-binding protein-like → MDAKTFMQLVEEKKRRVLAKKEAPLKWEQKLEAAAKARADAEAKARKEKAGKHKRRSVSVSDSDSDSDSGEGRRRTKRSHKKRRKQSHSDSDHEKRKDRKSKRKPKRRSYDSDDESSDGYDLDHEKSKDRKLRKKLKRRSSDLDDDSSDGYGSDFDEKRRRHGHRKRRHDSLPSSSSDSESDEDEHYARRKGNRKHHKHHHHHERAHDPDSSSEEHDAGRREHRRKHHGHVHRSHSHDTSDSDRHNHHHHTNGRQQSREPTTSNKDETLQFS